Genomic window (Larimichthys crocea isolate SSNF chromosome V, L_crocea_2.0, whole genome shotgun sequence):
GGCCACTTTTGAATAGTTCAGGATATTGTCTGGCTATAAGATCAACTGGAAGTCAGCTCTGATGCACCTAAATGAACCTGCAAAAGCAGTAGTTTTGCCTTATGATATTCCCATTAAAACAGAGATCACGTACTTGGGCATCCAGATTCAGCCCTCACTGCATAATAGAGTAAAAAACgaatcatgaaaacatttttaaagaggTGGAACATGACATAACTGTGTGCACTAAATTACCAGCCATACTGCAAAAAAGGATTGCCTCCgtcaaaataaacatgttgctTTGCTTCAACTTTGTTAGCATGATGATTCCGCTCCCTCCTCCGGCTGGATATCGGAAGAGAGTTGACTCCCTGCTACGAAAATATATCTGAAATAGTGGGCATCCTAAAATTAAACCCTCTACTCTCCACCAGCAATCAAAGCGAGAGGGTGGGCTGGCCTTCCCAAATTTTAGGAGGTACCATCAGGCCTTTCAGCTACACCCTCTTAAGATATCGCTTGACCGCTCTTCTCAGGTAACCTGGAGAGATATAGTACTAGTGCTAGATTAAGTGCTAGTGCTTCCATACAAACTCGAAGGGGTCTTATTTTCTGGACTAACTATCAACCAATGCATGTTACACTTCGGGCTTGTTATTACAAATTCAATATGAAATTTCAAGGTGGTTGAGAAGAGTCTGGGGGGGAATTGGAAATGGCATCTGAATACTCCACTGTGTgggaaacaaaaatattatCTCAGGGAATAAGCCGTTTGAATCAGCATCATGGTCCTCGAAGGGAGTGTACAATCTCAGAGATGTATTTGACCCAGGAGGTATGCTTAGCTTCCAGACATTGTGTTCTCTTTTTAATCTGCCAATGACATCTCACTTTCTGTACCTCCGACTACAGTTGGCTCTTCGCGCCTATGGTGTGCGGACGAACTCTAAGCTGCAGACACATCCTGTCGTAGACTAGCTATCCACAACGAACACTGGAGGACTTGTATCAGTTGTGTATTCACAACTTCAAACACAGTAAGTAAACAGTAAAGGTTTCCAAGTTTGGTATCCTTGTAACCTGACTTCATCGTGTGGTTTGTCTCAATTATACCAGCTATCAGAGAAGAACTTTAATCACTCAGATCAAAGAACCATATGAAGTAGTCAAACCCTTACCGAAGAAGAGTAAAACATCTTTTCCAAAAATCCTTCAGTGTCATTCTTTGCTCTTCTCTCAGTGAAGAAATTTACTCCAGTTGTGATAAAAACTGATAGTAGCAGCATCTATGCTAACCTCTTTAGTAGCTGTCATTGTTTACAACACACCTAGCATTTTAACCACGCCTGTAACTAATGCCAAAGATACAAGTACTTcttcacagaagaaagaaagtaaataagCATTCTTTTCCCAAAATATTGAACCTTTCCTTTGATAAATGGGTGTGAATCTGCTCTTGTACAGAAATTAAATGGATAAAACCAATAAACCAATAAAGTTGAAATATACACTGGCAAGAGATTCCCAGAAGTTGGCAGTCTTGGCGTTCATGAAGTAGTAGTCTTTCAAATATTGCTggtgaaagaagaaagaagaagaaaaaaaaactaatcaaaTATCATTAATCAAAAGAGCTACATCCACCATCAAATATCTGTCATGATGCTGCTGACTTACTCGACAGCCATCTCTGAACATGTCTTTACCCATCCAGTCCTCTAGCATTCTGAGAATGGATGCTCCCTGGGTAAAAGTTGGATTATTCTCATTACAATTAGTTTTCAGGAGAAACCTTGAATCAAGCCTTTTATGTGCGAGTTTTTCTAGTTGTACCTTGCTGTATGAGATGGTGTCGAACACAGAGGTGATCTCTGCTGGGGTTGACACATCAACAATGATCGggtgagaggaaaggagggcGTCATCCACCATGACAGGAAGCACATCACTGATAATCATGATGTCTcgctgtaaacacacaggagGACACAAGGCAAGTCTCCTCAAAATGTCTGGTTAATGAAACTTATAGTTTGGTGCATCTTTGTTATGAAGAACTCACCATGCCCCAAGAAGGTTCAGCTTTCTCCACACCAATGTACTCAAAGAAACTGGCGAAGCCCTCATTAAGCCAGAGGTCATCCCACCAGTCCATAGTCACGATGTTACCAAACCACTGAAAAACACCAATGACATGAGTGTTGACGATCCAAACAAAGGAAATTAAATTAGATTTGTTAGGACTAATTAACCTGCCATGggacctttaaattaaaaataagatatAGGGCATAACTGCCTTGTGATTCAAGGATTCAAAATTCTTTGCATCTTTGTAATCTGCTTCCATCGTGTTTCTAAAGATGTTTACAGAGTTCAGTGACATATGGTGTAAAGGGGAATCATCATAAATAGAAATTGtattgtaaattgtaaaatatatgttagcatcattttttttaaatagtttttacaAATTGAATGATAAGAATTAGAAAAATTAGAAAAATTCGAAATTCATAAAAGCAAAAATTCCCAGTGCACCCAGGgtgcaaatgtagccagaaccagTGCTGATCACAAACCAGGACAAACTTGGGCTAACAGGGCCTCTGAGGGACAGTTGCCCACTttagcagagatgtatagtaacgaagtggaactacttaagtactgtacttaagtgctaaaatgcagtatctgtacttttttggagtagtatttttttccccaacttccacttttactgcactacatatttttgatgaatttaatacttttactccgatacatttttcatgtgctgaatcgttactcattactattgtagcgtccagtcggacgcgtgatgaatgacaaggcgatattgaacaaacctgcatttattgctaaacggtttggttccaggactcggttactgtcggccgtaaccacgccaaaaaaacaacaacataacagtcccggtctcacacattAACCTCGCTCTTGCGCCGTACTTTATACACCTGAAGGACCCAGGCGCGCGCTatctcacctgctcccccgccccctcgctctcgcattcattcagacgcattcacagaccatgggaaatcatagaGCTCTACCGTGAACATTGTAACAcagtaacattagaagttgtgcctcaatacatatttgaaataatataaacaacagtacttgtacttttacttgcacttttactttcagttctTGAGTAgcgtttttttacatttacttctacttgcaatacttaagtacaaaacattttgaatactttcacttaagtatggtatttaaagaacacttctacttctactcaagtcagtttttttgaTATagtacttctactccactcctttactccagtactttatacatctctgcacTTAGGCAATCCTGCCTAACAGTCTGTAGAGTATTAGACTCTGTAAAGGTTTATTCAGAAGTAAGAAGATGGCCTCATAAAAACTTAAGAGCACTATTTCTACATCATCATATTCAGAATTAAACACTTAACATTCCTTTTTCCATAGCTGTTACTTTGAACAgttcataaaacattatagaaTACTTATTGCCTCAAGGCCTCTTATCTCCCATCATAGTAAAACAGTTTCTAACTTGGAAGGAAAGGCCTCCAGATTATCATAAAAAGACAATAGCAAACaaggattttaaacatttacaatCCAGAACTGGCAACTCTTTGTGCTGACATTTCTTTCTATCCATGTGGGAAATAAGGTCTCACTGACTTTGTTAAAACACTTTGGGTTAAAGTTCACTGGAGTCATTCTCCACAGTGATGTTCTTTTGCCTTtattgtgtgtattattattagaaacacTCTGCTCATCTAAGTTGCATGCACTATACACACAACTGATTGTCATCAGCATACAAAGAGAGACAATAATCTGCTTAATGTGGGGACTGTTTCATTCATATCTTCACACATTATTAGCAGTTTATCTGGATATAAATGAATTGGTCAAAGTGAGCTTCCTCACCTCTGAGTTATTATAGTTTCTTGGCCtttgctttatttgatagacagctgaagagtaacaggaaatgtggggaacAACATGCAGGAAGGGGCCACACAGGTCGGGATTCAAACAAGGGCCTCCGCAGTAAACCTTCGCATATGGagcggctgctctaccgactgagctataCACCGCCCCACCTCTGAGTTATTTCTAAAGTAACTTGGATTATGTCTCTGCAAGAAGTGAAAGAATTAACACTTATTACTAAAAAATGTACATACAgatgggtgacaaattaaaggagaAACCTGCAACTCTTCATCAGGTGACTGAGAAAGCAAATACAGGACATGATCAACCTGTCAGCAAAAACAGTCCCCCAACAATCACATAGATAGAGGACCTGTAAATGTACCTTTCTGATCTACTGACCAATCATTGGGCTTTTACAACACATGGCACATTCACTTATTCACACAAACCCGTACACTGATGGCAgaagctgccatgcaaggtgtgAACTGCTTATCAGGAGTCATACAGCGCTTCCTATCCATAGTGCTCACGATGATGCTAagttcacccacacacacatacattcacagtACAGCCATCAGGGCTAATATCAGGGGTAATTTGGCATTCAGTATCTTGCTTCAGTCCACTTCAAATGGAGTGGACATGTATGACTGTCAAGCTGCAGTGCATAAAGCCCTCATTacaaaaatgaacacacatttaaaggttcagtgGTGTAAAAACCAATGACACGGGTCTATAGAGTGGTCTGGTTCCTGTTATGGTGATCACAAAGTCAGATGAGTCATCCATCACCATGTTCTTGACAAGTAGTGGGGTGCATGTTTGTTGTATACCAGAACACCTGAATGCTTGGCCCCTACAGATAGGGGATCTGGGAGCTCTGCAGATCAATACTTAGTTGTTCTCAGTGATCACTTTTATGCATTGCTGAAACAGTTCTATCCTGATGGAAGGTGTGTCTTGCTTGATGACAATGGACACAGGACATGATGGGTCACTGTATGATTTGAGTACAAACATGATGTGAAGCAGATGCTGTCTCCTTTCTAGTCACCACATCTCAATCTAACTAAACACCTATggtattttcattattttgtcacCACCATGGGGGACATCTGGATTCACTCGGAAGTTTAAACATTGTTTAACAGTATTTGTGTTAAGATTCTCTCTTGGGAAATGTGCTGGTGGAAAAAATTTCCTTTGGTGTCTCTGATGAATGGACCCCCTAAATGTAATAGACTGACAATATTTGGTCATGAAATATAGTAAAATAGAAGTGTAAAGTAGGATGAATTGGatatgttaaaatatgttaAGTTCCAGATATATTCaacacaacaaagtgaaaaaacatgtcCTGCTTGTGAGTAAGGAATGGGTAAGTGCCTGTTACCTGGTGAACCAGTTCATGGGCAATAACACTGGCCACTCGCTGCTTGTTGTAGGAGGATGACTGGTTCTCATCATACAGCAGGTTGGTCTCCCGGTAGGTGATGAGGCCCCAGTTCTCCATGGCACCAGTACCAAAGTCAGGGATGGCTATCTTATCTTGAtcaaaacagcacagagaatccaAGAAGTAACGTTTATCATATACCTTGAGCACTGGTAATATTGCTGCATTGCGCATTCTTCATCCCCAGAAAATGTCTTACttgtattaaataatatttaaaaagtagttTTCAGGAACCACCTGGGCCAGATTCATAAATAGAACTGTGagtacacacaaagacagaaatgtgtatatgcatacatgcatacagtctAATTTATAAAAGCTGTGGATACACATGGTTCTGTTCTCTAGATCTCATCTTTGTGAAAACGGTAAGTAATGGCTTCAGCGTAAATCTGTAGCCTAGCTAGCCTAAGAAAATTCAGGATTTATTacacataaatgaataaatgtgtgtttataaatgtgCCTCTGAGGAACACTTTACAGAACTCTGTGGTCCATGATAACACAACccaaacaaatgttttgcaaCAGTGTGACATCTCTCACCCTGTGCACCTCATTGTTTCACACCCAGCTATctagaaaagtgtgtgtgcctCTGAGGGTCAGATGCTAGTGTATGTGCGAGCAAAGGTATGGTAGGGGAAAAGGCTAATCTTTTCTCTCCCAGTAGATTAATAACCCTCCAAAGTTTCATATCTAGTCAGCACATTAATAGGTACatatataatttgaacatcTCCTTTGGTGGGTGGGATAGTTCAAACTTTGGGAGTACATATGATCAAATAACAGAACCCAACAGAAAGTTTGTTTGGGAACATCTAGGGGCCTCTGTTACTCACTGTGATCCCTATGTGGAACATACAAAGTACATTAAATCAGACATGCTTAATATATAATtgtaatatttacagtatagtAGTATGTATTAGTAGTCGGTTTCCTACTTGTGGTGTGATAAGAGGTTGCCACGATTATGAAAGCGTACCGAGTTTTGAAATGGAGTATGTCATGTTGAAATATTCCTCAAAGTAGTCAAAGATCATCTTGGTTGTGTTAGCTGCGTATTCAGCAGTATCTAACTGACTTGGCTGGGCGTAGATTCTCAACTGTGAAGGCAGAGGAAGACAAAACCCACAAGAGTGCATGTGTCTACAGTACAAATCTGATATTGTAGTTAAGTTCAAATCTTTTCATCAGTACTTTTATATAAGTGAAGACACATAATGGCAAACTCACAGGAATACCAGAGGCAGAAGTTCTTTCCAGATATTCAAACTTGTGCACAGCAAAACATACCAAGTAGGTACTCATGGGAATGGACTTGACGAAGGTGGTCTTCTTTTTATTGCCAGGCAGGTTTTCCTGGTTctggagaggcagagaaaaaggCTAATGGGTTAATGTGGATGTCATTCAGACTATGGAGCTGGGTGGATCCCCTGGCCCCCAAACAGAGGTACAAGATTGATTTCCCTGCTGTTAGTATTCAGAGTGTTCACTCCAAGCCTGGCATCTCCTTGTTCTGTTTCTCTCAACCATGGGAAAGTTTGAGAAATTATGCTCTACCTACAACAAGCAGTCTAACAGGATTGGAAACAGTTTCATTGGTAAAGTAACTCTGTGCATACAAGGAATTCATAGCATTAATTATCAGTTGTCATTAGTGGAGTTGTGAATTTTGGGGACTGATGTTGAGTTTAGTAGATGAATCATATggtttcatccatccatccaaccattttccataaccactttTCCTTCAGGGTTGAGGGTGTCTGAAAGCATATCTCAGCTGACACTAGGTGAGAAAGGTATACACCCTTATCACAAATTGATCACAAGGTTGACacattgaggaaaaaaaaacaactattcacactaTCATTCACACCTGAGGACAATTTAGACTTTAGTCGTACCTCTTGTGGCATGTTGGACAGAGCTCCATAGTTTGCATCATGCGTAATGGAGACATTGTAGGTAGCCTTCTTGTTGGGTTCATCAAAGCAGGGAAAGGACTTGCGAGCATCTGTTGGTTCGTGATCAGTTGCAGCAATCTTTCTGGTGATTAAATGACAGATTGTTTGAGATTGTTTGGTGCCTTACATCTTCCTcccatagttttttttttgaccccAACACTTGTTTAGATACTCTGCACGTAAGATAGTTTGATAGTTGAGGTTGTGTATTTAGtcgattaaaaaaagaaaacagtttggaACATACAGGAATTATCTCTCTGGAGTGGTTTGAAATTTTCTATGGATGTTTTGCTCATTTTTTCTGCAGTATAAACATCTGTCACAACTGGAAGCTCTTGTAACTGACATGTATCCAAGCTGAGTCCAGCTGCACCAACTTCAAACTTTTTTCTACAGCTGCAGAGTGTTTGTCAAAGATTCTGTACAGAGTATCACTTCAACTAAAACATAATTCAGTATTATCTACCCAAAACGAAATCCACCAGGAGCAGCAAAGTGTTGTTCTTTAGCCTGACAAAACAATCCCAACTCAAAGTCAACTTAAAGCTTTTCCTGGAGCCTTCCACTGTAAAATGGAGTAGATGGAGTTTGCTCAAAGAAATGGATCATGTAACAGCTCTTTAGCTGGTATGATTTGATCCATAGCACAGCCGTAGCATCTCCATGATTCATATCCTTATAAACAAATGAACTGAAGAGAGAGgccacagaaagaaagaaagaaagaaagacagaagaaatgGAGAAAGGAAAAATTTGGACAAAAAGTATACATAGTCCCAAAAACCTGAATGTGCTGCCACGCTGGTGTTTCCTATTAATTTGATGGACATCACCATTTAGTGAAACCTGATCAATATACAAAGAAATTAGAACAGCACGTTCTGTGCAACATATGACTCTACACTGTGCATGACTCTCTCTGGTCTGCAGCTAGTTTACAATACTGCTGCCAAACTATTAACATACTGTAAGTAAATATTACAAAGACCATATCACCTATCACTtagtgttgatgtgtttttagaATTTTAATCCTGTTTTCATAAAACTTAAAATAGTTTAAGCTTACTTACTACTTCGGATTAGTCGACCCAAACATGTCTGGTCTCCTAAGACTTTCCAACTAGCCAATACTAGCTCTTCCACTACCATTAAGGGTGACTGATCTTTGCTGGTCAATTGTTGGGGTCTTTCAACCCTATTTGAAAATCCCCAACAAAGACCTAAATCATTGTCATTGTGAAGGAAAAATTATGAATCTCAAAATATAGTGATATAGTGAGAGTAGGAATCAGGGTTGCTCCTCTCTGATTTAAAACTCCTCCACCACTTCTTCACTAAAAAAGAATGAGATTGAACTGTACAATCACATTGTTGTAATTGGGCTTTTTAAAGGACAATGATACAGATTTACAACCATCCAAAGACTGAATCCTAAAAAACATTATTGTATCTCCTAGTGAAGATGCAAATTTTCCAAATGTATCATATGCATTAGGATGTAAAAGAGATCcagcacattttatttgttggtAAAATTATAATTAAACTACATGAAGCATTACAGAGCTTCATGTACACTGTGTgctcttattctttttttttttagcttaaaaTACTTTAAGGACAATGTAAGGAAAATTCAGACTTAAAATAGTTAAATCcctctttttaatatttttttagtcTTGACTTTTCTTGAAAGAGTTTGATGAAAAATTCTTGACTTATTGTCCACTTATGAGCTTTTCCCAGATCTTTCAACCATATCTGGGAAGTGCTGTGGCTAAAGAGAGTCATcaactaatcagatgattgatGGTTCGCTCCTCCAGTCTTTAGTGTCAAAGTGctcttgagcaagatactgaaccccaaatggGGGTGTGTGAATGATGACGAGTTGGCACCTTgtatggcagccaatgccatcagtcaATGAATGTTTATATGAACGcatgaatgagatatgtacagTCTTTCTACCATCTCTCTTATCAATTGCTGAATCAAGTCAAAGTGTTTCCAGCATTTCTTTAAAAGTCTGAACCTGTATTCTGTCTACATGCTGCTTTGTTTCCTGTTTATATTTCTTATGacagaatcaaatcaaagaacTTACTTGGTGACTCCATTCTCGGTGTAGATCACCCTGTAGAATCCCACCACAGAGCCATTTAGCCAGCCCTGAAAGTCCAAGCTGAGAACGTACATCTCTTCTGGGCTGGTGACGGGCAGCTCCTCTGTGGCCTCCACCACCACATACTGCTGAGGTTTGTACTCAAAGCAGCTTTTCACTGCCACCTCCTTCTGACTGTTCAGCATCTTCAGCCTGGGCATGGTGCTCACAAACGTCTCCCTGATGTGGAGCCACAGGTAGCGGGTGGGTTTGTTGACTTTCACATGGATGTCCACAGTGCCACTGTAGGTGTCATCGACCAGGTCCGGCTCCAGGTGCAGGTTATAATGGATCGGGTTCACGTAGTTAGGCAGACGGAAATTGTTCCACTCCCCGCTGGAGTCAGTGGAAGGCAAGCAGGGCCCCCTGCCAGGCGGAGGGGGCTCTTCTGTGGGGGGTGGTGTGGGTTTGGGAGTGGTGGAGGTTGTGGTGTCTGAACTGGAGAGACCCACCCCAAGGCCGACCCCGAGTGCCAAAGAACACACCAACACCGTCACACAGATGATGACTACATGCTTAGTGCGGATGCAGTAACGCTTCTGTTCTTTCTCCATTTCCATGCTGTCAACCATGACTTCCAAACCTGCAAAACTCCACTGGACTAAAACACAGCTTTCTGCTCTGAAGCTGACCTGAAGTCAGAGCTGCAGGCTACAGTATTTGGATTAGCTATGTGAGCTGATCCAAGGCTTGCCTCTGTGGTGCTGAGGggtggagagaagaaagaggaggagaagtgagaAGAGGAAATCTGTCAGACAGCGGACAGAATCTCACACACTGAgtgaaagatttattttgtcCTGAGCGCTGTTAACACGCCTCCTCCTGTTAAACATTG
Coding sequences:
- the enpep gene encoding glutamyl aminopeptidase isoform X1, giving the protein MVDSMEMEKEQKRYCIRTKHVVIICVTVLVCSLALGVGLGVGLSSSDTTTSTTPKPTPPPTEEPPPPGRGPCLPSTDSSGEWNNFRLPNYVNPIHYNLHLEPDLVDDTYSGTVDIHVKVNKPTRYLWLHIRETFVSTMPRLKMLNSQKEVAVKSCFEYKPQQYVVVEATEELPVTSPEEMYVLSLDFQGWLNGSVVGFYRVIYTENGVTKKIAATDHEPTDARKSFPCFDEPNKKATYNVSITHDANYGALSNMPQENQENLPGNKKKTTFVKSIPMSTYLVCFAVHKFEYLERTSASGIPLRIYAQPSQLDTAEYAANTTKMIFDYFEEYFNMTYSISKLDKIAIPDFGTGAMENWGLITYRETNLLYDENQSSSYNKQRVASVIAHELVHQWFGNIVTMDWWDDLWLNEGFASFFEYIGVEKAEPSWGMRDIMIISDVLPVMVDDALLSSHPIIVDVSTPAEITSVFDTISYSKGASILRMLEDWMGKDMFRDGCRQYLKDYYFMNAKTANFWESLASVSGLPVAEVMDTWTKQMGYPVLHLTVSEMDAKLNQKRFLLDPEANATQPPSPFGYKWTIPVKWHAVKSDKSHFVMFNKSSTEQIITDYSPSVDGLLKVNNDHIGFYRVNHDNNMWNTISEQLQKNHSEFDAADRTSYIDDVFTLARANIIDYGNAFNLIKYLANETDYIVWDHVATSIAYVRDMLSNNENKEVYTLFQKLFRNHVQAIARQLGWNDVGTQTERLLRETVLSIACRMGSEEDLNEASQKFDQWIDGSLSSVPVNLRLLVYQYGIKNSSSEAEWNIMFQRYKNTTLAQEKDKLLYGLASVDSVALLFKLLEATKDESVIRSQDLFTVVRYVSYNPLGQNMAWDWTTLNWDYLVNRYTINDRNLGRLLNRITTNYNTELQLWKMEHFFNKTLDAGAGQMPRQQALETVRNNIEWIKNNGNEISAWLKSNVN
- the enpep gene encoding glutamyl aminopeptidase isoform X2, whose translation is MVDSMEMEKEQKRYCIRTKHVVIICVTVLVCSLALGVGLGVGLSSSDTTTSTTPKPTPPPTEEPPPPGRGPCLPSTDSSGEWNNFRLPNYVNPIHYNLHLEPDLVDDTYSGTVDIHVKVNKPTRYLWLHIRETFVSTMPRLKMLNSQKEVAVKSCFEYKPQQYVVVEATEELPVTSPEEMYVLSLDFQGWLNGSVVGFYRVIYTENGVTKKIAATDHEPTDARKSFPCFDEPNKKATYNVSITHDANYGALSNMPQENQENLPGNKKKTTFVKSIPMSTYLLRIYAQPSQLDTAEYAANTTKMIFDYFEEYFNMTYSISKLDKIAIPDFGTGAMENWGLITYRETNLLYDENQSSSYNKQRVASVIAHELVHQWFGNIVTMDWWDDLWLNEGFASFFEYIGVEKAEPSWGMRDIMIISDVLPVMVDDALLSSHPIIVDVSTPAEITSVFDTISYSKGASILRMLEDWMGKDMFRDGCRQYLKDYYFMNAKTANFWESLASVSGLPVAEVMDTWTKQMGYPVLHLTVSEMDAKLNQKRFLLDPEANATQPPSPFGYKWTIPVKWHAVKSDKSHFVMFNKSSTEQIITDYSPSVDGLLKVNNDHIGFYRVNHDNNMWNTISEQLQKNHSEFDAADRTSYIDDVFTLARANIIDYGNAFNLIKYLANETDYIVWDHVATSIAYVRDMLSNNENKEVYTLFQKLFRNHVQAIARQLGWNDVGTQTERLLRETVLSIACRMGSEEDLNEASQKFDQWIDGSLSSVPVNLRLLVYQYGIKNSSSEAEWNIMFQRYKNTTLAQEKDKLLYGLASVDSVALLFKLLEATKDESVIRSQDLFTVVRYVSYNPLGQNMAWDWTTLNWDYLVNRYTINDRNLGRLLNRITTNYNTELQLWKMEHFFNKTLDAGAGQMPRQQALETVRNNIEWIKNNGNEISAWLKSNVN